The DNA window GAGGTGGCGCCGACGGGCACGCAGCCGGCCGCGACGAGCCTGCGGGTCTGCTCCGCGTCCAGCCCCTGGCTCTCCTTCACCCCGAGCGGTACTCCGGCCAGTGGCAGAGGCCTGCCCTCGGTGAGTCTCCGGTCGACCCGCTGGGCGTACCAGCGTGCGGCCTCGGGCCAGACCCCGGTGAAGGCCCGGACCCCGTCGTCGGTGCTCCGTATCGCGGCCAGTGCCGCCTCTGCGGTCTCGGCCGCCGTGGCCTCGCCGCTGGTGACCGCCGCGGCGATCCGGGAGGCCGACAGGGTCGGGTACGACTGCGTTTCCATGGCGGGGCGGCCTCGCGCGTCCGGGGACTGGGGGGCGGTCCGGGCAGGCCGGTGACAGGCGGCTTCGGTGGAGGTCCGGGGCGGGCATCGGGGCCGGCACCGGGTGGCGACCGCCATGCCGCGGGGGAGGGGGCGAGTCGTTGCCCTTCCTCCCGCTGCCGCTCCCGGTCGGGACCGCGTCCGCCGGATCACCACCACCGCCCTCACTGCCGGGAGCGGCCCAGGTAGTCCCGAACCAGGTCCTCGGCCTCGTGCTCGGTGACCACTCCGGCCATGACGAGCGTCCCGAGGCCGTGGGAGAGGGAGATGGCCTCGACGGCCCTCCGACGCGCCTGCTGGTCCTCCGCGCCGGCGTTCTCGTCCAGGGTCCCGGAGAGGTGCTCGACGAGCGCGCGCAGGTGGTCGCGGTAGGCGGTGGCGGCGGCGTCCGGTCGGGTGATCGCCAGGAGCTCGAGCGAGACGCCGACGCGGTGGAACGCGCGGCTGGCCTCGTCGGTGGGCAGGGCCTCGTCGAAGAACGCCTTGAGCTCCTCCTCGGGGCGCTTCTCGGTCCGCGCGGCGGACCGGGCCCGCCACCGTTGGACGCTCCGGTCCGCGAGGCGGTCCAGCGCCGCCGTCATCAGCTGGGCTTTGTTCTTCCCGTAGTACTGCACCAGGCGGAGGGACACACCCGCCTCGGCGGCCACCGCGCGCATGGTGACCGCGTGCGCGCCGTCCCTGCCGAGGATGCGGTCGACGGCGTCCAGGATCTCCTCGCGGCGTTCGGGTTCCGGCGCTGACGGTTCTTCTCCCATACCGCAATGGTACGCTCGTATCATCGTGATACAGATGTATCAAAGGAGGTTGGTTGTCCTCGGCTTCCCGGTTCCGGTCACTCGCGCTGTGGGTCTCCTGCGTCGCGCAGCTCCTGGTGGTCCTCGACGTCTCGGTCGTCAACGTGGCACTGCCGTCGATCCGGGCCGACCTCGCGATGGGTCCGACCCTGTCGGCATGGGTGGCGCTCGCCTACACCCTCGGCTTCGCCGGAGCGCTCCTGGCCGGCGCGCGGCTCGCCGACGTTCTCGGTACCGGAGTGGTGCTGCCATGGGGCCTGGCCCTGTTCACGCTCGCCGGCACGTTGGGGGGCCTAGCCCCCGGCGGTGGGACACTCGTCGGCGCCCGGGCCGTCCAGGGCCTGTGCGCGGCCGTCGTCTCGCCCGCGACCCTCACCCTGCTCACCACGGTCTTCGCCGAGGGGCGGGAACGCACGCGCGCGGTGGCCGCCTGGACGGCGGTCAGCCTCGCCGGAGGTGGCATCGGCAACATCCTCAGCGGGGCGCTGACCGACCTGATCTCGTGGCGCGCCGTACTCCTGACCACCCTTCCGATCGGCGGCGCCGTCCTGGCGGGGGCGCTCGTGCTGCGCAGGCACACCCCGGCCGGTCCGAGCCGGGCCCGACTCGACCTGGCCGGCGCCGCCCTGGCCACCGGTGGGCTGACCTGCGCCACCTACGCGCTGTCCGCGGCGGGCGGCAGCGGCACCACCACCCGGGCGGGCACGGCCGCGGTGGTGAGCATCGTGCTGTTCGGCGTGTTCCTCGCGCAGCAACGGCGGACTCCGCACCCGCTGGTTCCGGCCGGCCTGCTGCGCAACAGGCCGGTGGTCCACGGCAACATCGCGATCGTGCTGGTCGGCACCTGCTTCCAGGCGGCGCTGTGGTACTTCCTCACCTTCCGGATGCAGGAAGGGCTGGGGTTCTCGGCGCTCCAGGCGGGACTCGGGTTCCTTCCGATGACGCTGTCCATGCTCGTGGTCAACACCTGGATCACGCCGCGGTTGATGGATCGCGTGCCGCCCCGGAGCCTCGTCGTTCTCGGCTCCCTGAGCGCCTCGCTCGGTCTGGTGTGGCTCGGGCTGGCCGCAGAGGGCGGCTACGCCCTGGCGCTGCTCGGCCCCAGTCTGGTGGCCGGCACCGGGGGCGGCCTGCTGAACACGCCCCTGGCCACGACCGCCACGTCCGGGGTTCCGGCGGACCAGGCCGGCGCGGCGTCGGGACTGATGAACACCAGCAAGCAGTTCGGCGGCGCCCTGGGGCTCGCCGCTGCCACCGCCATCACCGCAGCGGCCGGCGATGACGGGGCCGCGTTCCTGTTCCTGGCCGGGACCGTCGGGGCCGTCGCCGTACTCGCCGCCCGCCTGCCCGCCTCCCGGTACGGGCACTCGTCCGCCCCGTCCGAAACCCGGACGGAAACGCGGTGACCTCCGTGCGCATGGTGTCCGCTCGTCGGGGGTGTTCGGGACAGTGGCACGGACCGGTGGTAGAGGCCGGGGCGCCTTACACCCGCCTTTCCGGGGAGGGGCGCGGGCCGTGTCCCTGGGGGACGGGCCACCGGGTCACCCGCCGATGCGGTCCATGAGCGCGTCGAAGTACGAGGTCTGGTGGAGGAGCAGGAACCCGATGACGGCCAGCAGCCACGCGGTGTCCTCCTGGGAGTTGTCCCTGAGCCAGCGGTCGACCCTGATGAGCAGGGGGCGCACCAGCGTCCTGGCGAGGGCGACGACAAGCGTGGCGAGTAGGGCGGGCGCGACCATGACCAGGCAGTAGAGAGCCAGCACGGCCGCGTTCGTGGAAAACGGGGTGCCGGCGTCGGCGAGGGCGCCCAAAGCGATGACGTACGGGAACATCGTCGCGATCTCCAGCACGACCGCGGTGACGGCCACAGCCGACAGCACGCCTGTTCCGGCGCGCTCTCCCACCGCCGCCTCGCGCCACCTGCCTATCCATCCCCGCCGGGAGGTGTCCGCCTTCCGGAAACCGTGCCAAAGAGCGGCCGACAGGAACGCGCAACCCGCCACGGCCAGCCCGAGGTCGCCCGCTGGCGACTGGAGCGCTGACCGTACGAGCGGCCGTGTCCGCTCCAGGACTCCCACCAGAAGGAGCCCCAGGAGGAAGTAGGAGCCGCCGACCAGCGACAGGTACAGGAGTACGTTCCCGACGCGCAGGTTTCCGGGGGTCAGCAGGAACCAGACGGGGATGGCGAGTGTGGCGACACTCAACGTGTCCAACAGGGCCAGTGGCAGGATCTGGCTGAGGAGTTCCACGCTCTGACCTCTTCTCTCGGGACGCGGGCGGAGCCGGGGCGGGGGGTGGGTCCTGTTTCGGTGGACGCTTGTCCTGCCACGCGGCGCCCCAGCACCGCCTGGCCGCGTCCTAACCCGACCGCAGCCGCAGCACCTCGGTGGCGGCGTCGGCGCCGTGCTCCGCGGCCGGTTCGGGACGGCGGGCCGCGTCGCTGATCCGCAGCCACAGCCCGACGATGATCCAGCTCGACACGAGAGAGGAGCCTCCGGCGGCGAGGAACGGGGTCGTCATACCCGTCAGGGGGATGAGGCGTGTCACCCCGCCCAGTACCACGAACACCTGGAACGCCAGGAGGAAGGCGAAACCGCTCGTGGCGAGCTTCACGAAGATCTCCCGGGACTCGAGCGCCGCTCTGAACCCGCGTTCGGTGAGTAGGAACAGCAGCACCACCACGGCGGCCAGGCCGGTGAAGCCGAGTTTCTCCCCGATCGAGACCAGGATGAGGTCGCTGTCGGAGGCGAAGATGTCCGCCGCGCGCCCCTGTCCGAACCCGGTGCCGGTGAGGCCGCCCTCCGCCAGTGCGAACAGCCCCTGGACCAGTTGGAAACTGCCGCCCTCGGCCTCGTAGGTGTCCGGCGCGAACGGTGTCAGCCAGGCCGTGACCCGGCGCTGCACGTGCCCGAACAGCGCCCACGCGACGCAGGCTCCGGCGGCGAACATGGCCACCCCGATGCCGACCCAGGACTTGCGCTGGGTGGCGGTGTAGAGCATCGCCAGGTACACGCCGAACAGCAGGAGCGAGGTGCCCAGGTCCTTGGTGCCGACCAGCAGCAGGATCGCCACGCCCCAGGCCACCGTCATCGGGCCGAGGTCGCGCATCCGGGGCTGGCTGAAGACCTTCACCGAACCGATGGTGAGTTGGCGGGCGGCCAGCGACAGCACGTCGCGTTTGATGCTCAGGTAGGCGGCGAGGAACACCACCAGCAGGATCTTGGCGAACTCGGAGGGTTGGACGGTGAACCCGGCCACCCCGATCCACCGCTGGGCGCCGAACGCGTCGATGCCGACGAACGGGAGCATCGGCAGGGTCAGCAGCACCAGCCCGGCCGCCGCCGTGAGGTAGGGGTAGCGCTGCATCATCCGGGGTCGGGGCACCACCGCCAGCGCCGCCCCGCACAGCGCGATCCCGCAGAGGGTCCAGGTGAGCTGGTCGGCGGCCTCGGAGGCCCGCGGGTCGGACACCCGGTGCAGACCCCAGATGGTGCACAGCCCCACCCCGTTGAGGACTGTCGCCAGCGGCAGGATCAGGGGGTCGGCCCACGGTGCGAGGAACCGCAGCGCTGTGTGCAGCGCGAGCGCCGCACCGGCGAGCGCGCCGGCGTAGAGCGCCACGGTGCCGCTGAGCTGGCCGCGGATGTCCCCCTCGGCCGAGGCGAACCCCAACGCGAGCAGCACCAGCGCGGCCAGCAGCAGCGCGAGCTCCGTGCGACGCGGCCGCGCCGGCAGCGCGGGATCCCGGCTGCCGGCGCGGCTCATCGTGCGAGTAGTGGTGACACGGGCGGTGCGGCCGCGGCGGCTCTAGAAATCGAAACCGCCGAAGTCACCGCCGCCGAAGTCACCGAAGTCACCACCGCCGAAATCGCCCGTGTCGCCGCCCATGTCGCCGCCCATGTCACCCATGCCGGCGCCCATCATGCCGCCGCCCATCATGGACCCCATCATGGAGCCCATCATCATCCCGGAGAACATGCCCATCATCATGTCCGTGCCGAAGTAGCCTCCGGCGTAGGGGGAGTAGGCGGGGCCGGCGTCGTAGTAGGGGCGCCGCTGGCCGTCCACCTCGACCATGCGCACGTCCGGGTCGTAGCCGGACTGGACGGCCTGGGCGCAGGTGGAGCAGGCGGCTACCGAACGCGGGCTGCCGCCGGGCGGGGTCCACATGACGTCCTGGACCGAGGGGCCGTGCTGCGGGTTGAAGAAGCACGGGCCGCGCCGTTCCGGCACCGGCTCCCCGCTCATCCGGGCCCGGGTGGCGACCATGTAGTACCGGCCGTCCTCCAGCGCGGTGGTGACCTGCTGGATCTCCTCCGGCTGCTGGATGTTGTCCAGCAGGTTCTTCGCCTGGTCGTAGGAGTTCATCGCCTGCTCGTAGTCGTTGCGGGTGGCCTCGTCCACCGCCGACAGGTCGATCTCCAGCTGCGCGATGTCCTCACCGAGCCGCACGACGTCCTCGGAGGCCATCTGTTTGATCTCGGCCAGCTGCTTGGCCTTCTCGGCCTCGCGCTTCTTCTTGGAGCTGTACAGGAAGTACCCGCCGCCCGCGACGGCCAGCACGAGCAGCCCCAGCAGCACCGAGCCGAACACGGCGGAGGCGGTCTCGGAGGACTCCTGTGCCTCGGCCGCGTCGGGGATGGCGGCGAGCGTGTCCACGTTGTTCTGGTTGCCGTTGGCCTTCGCCTCGGCGCCGATCTCGTCGACGGCGGACTGGTCGAGGTTCGGCGACTCCACGAAGTACCCCTGGCTGCCGACGAACCCGGCGTAGACCCCGTCGCCGAGGTCGTCCATGATCGGGTCGAGGA is part of the Haloactinospora alba genome and encodes:
- a CDS encoding MFS transporter, whose product is MSSASRFRSLALWVSCVAQLLVVLDVSVVNVALPSIRADLAMGPTLSAWVALAYTLGFAGALLAGARLADVLGTGVVLPWGLALFTLAGTLGGLAPGGGTLVGARAVQGLCAAVVSPATLTLLTTVFAEGRERTRAVAAWTAVSLAGGGIGNILSGALTDLISWRAVLLTTLPIGGAVLAGALVLRRHTPAGPSRARLDLAGAALATGGLTCATYALSAAGGSGTTTRAGTAAVVSIVLFGVFLAQQRRTPHPLVPAGLLRNRPVVHGNIAIVLVGTCFQAALWYFLTFRMQEGLGFSALQAGLGFLPMTLSMLVVNTWITPRLMDRVPPRSLVVLGSLSASLGLVWLGLAAEGGYALALLGPSLVAGTGGGLLNTPLATTATSGVPADQAGAASGLMNTSKQFGGALGLAAATAITAAAGDDGAAFLFLAGTVGAVAVLAARLPASRYGHSSAPSETRTETR
- a CDS encoding chemotaxis protein CheA, with product MLRRLVVPALFAAGLTAVMAAPANADAVPPADDVASQLQDNHLFIEESASDAFPQPEQDVLVQAAEDSDVPVYYVILPEDMLRSEESIEVFLDPIMDDLGDGVYAGFVGSQGYFVESPNLDQSAVDEIGAEAKANGNQNNVDTLAAIPDAAEAQESSETASAVFGSVLLGLLVLAVAGGGYFLYSSKKKREAEKAKQLAEIKQMASEDVVRLGEDIAQLEIDLSAVDEATRNDYEQAMNSYDQAKNLLDNIQQPEEIQQVTTALEDGRYYMVATRARMSGEPVPERRGPCFFNPQHGPSVQDVMWTPPGGSPRSVAACSTCAQAVQSGYDPDVRMVEVDGQRRPYYDAGPAYSPYAGGYFGTDMMMGMFSGMMMGSMMGSMMGGGMMGAGMGDMGGDMGGDTGDFGGGDFGDFGGGDFGGFDF
- a CDS encoding FtsW/RodA/SpoVE family cell cycle protein, whose product is MSRAGSRDPALPARPRRTELALLLAALVLLALGFASAEGDIRGQLSGTVALYAGALAGAALALHTALRFLAPWADPLILPLATVLNGVGLCTIWGLHRVSDPRASEAADQLTWTLCGIALCGAALAVVPRPRMMQRYPYLTAAAGLVLLTLPMLPFVGIDAFGAQRWIGVAGFTVQPSEFAKILLVVFLAAYLSIKRDVLSLAARQLTIGSVKVFSQPRMRDLGPMTVAWGVAILLLVGTKDLGTSLLLFGVYLAMLYTATQRKSWVGIGVAMFAAGACVAWALFGHVQRRVTAWLTPFAPDTYEAEGGSFQLVQGLFALAEGGLTGTGFGQGRAADIFASDSDLILVSIGEKLGFTGLAAVVVLLFLLTERGFRAALESREIFVKLATSGFAFLLAFQVFVVLGGVTRLIPLTGMTTPFLAAGGSSLVSSWIIVGLWLRISDAARRPEPAAEHGADAATEVLRLRSG
- a CDS encoding GAP family protein — its product is MELLSQILPLALLDTLSVATLAIPVWFLLTPGNLRVGNVLLYLSLVGGSYFLLGLLLVGVLERTRPLVRSALQSPAGDLGLAVAGCAFLSAALWHGFRKADTSRRGWIGRWREAAVGERAGTGVLSAVAVTAVVLEIATMFPYVIALGALADAGTPFSTNAAVLALYCLVMVAPALLATLVVALARTLVRPLLIRVDRWLRDNSQEDTAWLLAVIGFLLLHQTSYFDALMDRIGG
- a CDS encoding TetR/AcrR family transcriptional regulator translates to MGEEPSAPEPERREEILDAVDRILGRDGAHAVTMRAVAAEAGVSLRLVQYYGKNKAQLMTAALDRLADRSVQRWRARSAARTEKRPEEELKAFFDEALPTDEASRAFHRVGVSLELLAITRPDAAATAYRDHLRALVEHLSGTLDENAGAEDQQARRRAVEAISLSHGLGTLVMAGVVTEHEAEDLVRDYLGRSRQ